From Vigna unguiculata cultivar IT97K-499-35 chromosome 5, ASM411807v1, whole genome shotgun sequence, the proteins below share one genomic window:
- the LOC114184335 gene encoding UPF0481 protein At3g47200-like, with translation MDQTQNESGWMHSIKVTLGSLDHREVKSFISSIPSVSSKLRKSNEEAYSPKFVSIGPLHRGTSSHLLAMEEHKWRYMLALLHRTQNPVSTLDECGTVILGLDDAVRASYGGNIKYEPHELAKIMLLDGSFLLELLLRCAPPNMVPQIPKEENHNGSSSDPILGHKEVFISILTDFTLLENQMPFFVLKTLARVLFPEVFTSEADHLVADLTLSLFNYPLIRSPSVAHFLHLMHLSSIVDEGQKVKKAQQELKRCATRLRAAGVSIKKVERHSKLVHWFGFDITFAKGVLEIPPLHIVETTEVYLRNFIAWEQSRIGINRQFTSYALFLKGLMCSLQDVELLVDSGVLVKDIKISNRDLLTLFGTITKGVDQMDSSYSKLCEDLNAYSAVNHLRKFPILIWHCCNLCVECIRYSCKRSYKILIRDHIPNVWKLIGILVAAVLLALTIMQTYYSSRG, from the coding sequence ATGGACCAAACTCAAAATGAGTCTGGGTGGATGCATTCTATCAAAGTAACACTGGGGTCTCTAGATCACAGAGAGGTTAAGTCCTTCATCAGCAGCATTCCTAGTGTTTCAAGCAAGCTAAGAAAATCCAACGAGGAGGCCTACTCACCAAAGTTTGTCAGCATTGGACCCTTACATAGGGGAACAAGTAGCCACCTTCTTGCCATGGAAGAGCACAAATGGCGTTACATGCTGGCTCTTCTTCACAGAACTCAAAACCCAGTTTCAACCTTGGATGAGTGCGGCACAGTCATTCTTGGCTTGGACGATGCAGTTCGTGCAAGCTATGGAGGTAACATCAAATATGAACCCCACGAGCTAGCCAAAATAATGTTACTTGATGGCTCCTTCTTGTTAGAACTTCTCCTTAGATGTGCACCACCAAACATGGTACCTCAAATTCCAAAAGAAGAAAACCATAATGGTTCTTCTTCAGATCCAATACTAGGACACAAAGAAGTGTTCATATCTATTCTCACTGATTTCACTCTTCTAGAGAACCAAATGCCTTTTTTTGTTCTCAAGACATTGGCAAGGGTACTTTTTCCAGAGGTCTTCACAAGTGAAGCTGATCATCTTGTTGCTGATCTCACACTGTCTCTCTTCAACTACCCTTTGATCCGCTCTCCTAGTGTGGCACACTTTCTTCATCTCATGCACTTGTCTTCCATTGTTGATGAGGGGCAAAAGGTGAAAAAAGCTCAGCAAGAGCTAAAGCGTTGCGCCACAAGGCTTAGAGCTGCTGGTGTATCAATTAAGAAAGTAGAGAGGCACAGCAAACTGGTTCACTGGTTTGGCTTTGACATAACATTTGCCAAAGGGGTGCTTGAAATCCCTCCACTTCACATAGTTGAAACAACTGAGGTATATCTGAGGAATTTCATTGCATGGGAGCAAAGCAGAATTGGCATCAACAGGCAATTCACTTCTTATGCATTGTTTCTTAAAGGGTTGATGTGTTCCTTGCAAGATGTTGAGCTGCTTGTGGACAGTGGTGTTTTGGTCAAAGATATTAAGATCAGCAACAGAGACTTGCTCACTTTGTTTGGCACAATCACTAAGGGGGTGGACCAGATGGACTCTAGTTACAGTAAACTTTGTGAGGACTTGAATGCTTACTCAGCAGTGAATCATTTGAGAAAGTTCCCTATACTGATATGGCATTGTTGCAACCTTTGTGTGGAATGCATCAGATACTCTTGCAAACGCAGCTATAAAATCTTGATCAGGGATCATATACCAAATGTGTGGAAACTGATAGGAATTTTGGTAGCTGCAGTGCTGCTTGCTCTTACCATTATGCAGACCTACTATTCGTCCCGTGGTTga